A stretch of Chloroflexota bacterium DNA encodes these proteins:
- the aroH gene encoding chorismate mutase, with translation MPVRGIRGATVADDNTKESILSATRELLLALIAANDIQPDDVASAWFTTSPDLTADYPALAARALGWHDVALLCAHEMAVPHGLPKCIRILIHLNTDKPAQAIKHIYLGQAATLRPDRPLPVEATK, from the coding sequence ATGCCAGTCCGAGGAATACGCGGCGCAACCGTCGCCGATGACAATACAAAAGAATCCATCCTCAGCGCCACCCGCGAACTGTTGCTGGCCCTCATCGCCGCCAACGACATCCAGCCCGATGACGTGGCCTCGGCCTGGTTCACCACCTCGCCCGACCTCACCGCCGACTACCCGGCCCTGGCCGCCCGCGCCCTGGGCTGGCACGACGTGGCTCTGCTCTGCGCCCACGAAATGGCCGTGCCGCACGGCTTGCCCAAATGCATCCGCATCCTGATCCATCTCAACACCGACAAACCGGCTCAAGCCATCAAACACATTTATCTCGGCCAGGCCGCCACGTTGCGGCCCGACCGGCCTCTGCCAGTAGAGGCAACGAAATAA
- a CDS encoding DUF1684 domain-containing protein — translation MTDLETFRAQKDDFFATHPQSPLMPEQKKKFEGLSYFSENPALRLEVNVEAFAKREAIEMQTTGGDVQRYQKFGKFKFAVDGQEAELTIYTNQHGYFLPFVDSLANKETYGAGRYLEPEPLGSGKFLVDFNLAYNPYCAYSDRWSCPLTPFENRVKVPIRAGEKVFSSQEH, via the coding sequence ATGACCGACCTTGAAACTTTCCGCGCTCAGAAAGATGATTTCTTCGCCACGCACCCGCAAAGCCCGTTGATGCCGGAGCAGAAGAAAAAATTTGAAGGCCTGAGCTACTTCTCCGAGAATCCGGCCCTGCGGCTCGAAGTGAACGTGGAAGCGTTCGCCAAGCGCGAGGCGATTGAAATGCAAACCACCGGCGGCGACGTTCAACGTTATCAAAAGTTTGGCAAATTCAAATTCGCAGTGGACGGCCAGGAAGCGGAGTTGACGATCTATACCAATCAGCACGGCTACTTTCTGCCTTTTGTGGACTCGCTGGCAAACAAGGAAACGTACGGCGCTGGCCGCTACCTTGAACCTGAGCCGCTTGGCAGCGGCAAGTTTTTGGTTGACTTTAACCTGGCTTACAACCCTTATTGCGCCTATTCTGATCGCTGGTCGTGCCCTTTGACTCCGTTCGAGAATCGAGTCAAAGTGCCGATCCGGGCCGGGGAGAAAGTCTTCAGCTCCCAGGAACATTAG